A stretch of the Vitis vinifera cultivar Pinot Noir 40024 chromosome 16, ASM3070453v1 genome encodes the following:
- the LOC100266267 gene encoding rRNA 2'-O-methyltransferase fibrillarin 1, with protein MRPPAGRGRGGGGFGGGGFRGRGDGGRGRGRGGFGGRGGSDMNSRGGGRGDRGGRGGRGGGRGRGGRGGGGMKGGSRVVVEPHRHEGVFIAKGKEDALVTKNMVPGEAVYNEKRISVQNEDGSKIEYRVWNPFRSKLAAAILGGVDEIWIKPGARVLYLGAASGTTVSHVSDVVGPTGVVYAVEFSHRSGRDLVNMAKKRTNVIPIIEDARHPAKYRMLVGMVDVIFSDVAQPDQARILALNASYFLKAGGHFVISIKANCIDSTVPAEAVFAQEVKKLQADMFKPSEQVTLEPFERDHACVVGGYRMPKKQKPTA; from the exons ATGAGACCTCCAGCAGGAAGAG GCCGTGGAGGTGGCGGTTTCGGAGGTGGCGGTTTCAGAGGCAGAGGCGATGGAGGAAGGGGCAGAGGCAGAGGAGGGTTTGGTGGAAGAGGTGGCAGTGACATGAACAGCCGGGGTGGTGGTCGTGGCGACCGTGGTGGTCGTGGTGGTCGTGGCGGCGGGAGAGGCCGTGGTGGACGCGGAGGTGGCGGAATGAAAGGTGGAAGCAGGGTTGTAGTTGAGCCCCATAGGCATGAGGGGGTGTTCATTGCTAAGGGCAAAGAAGATGCACTTGTTACTAAGAATATGGTCCCCGGAGAAGCCGTCTACAATGAGAAAAGAATCTCTGTTCAG aaTGAAGATGGAAGCAAAATTGAATACAGGGTTTGGAACCCCTTCCGTTCAAAGTTGGCTGCTGCCATTCTTGGTGGTGTTGATGAGATCTGGATT AAACCTGGTGCTCGAGTTCTCTACCTTGGTGCTGCCTCAGGGACCACTGTTTCCCATGTCTCGGATGTTGTTGGCCCT ACTGGAGTGGTTTATGCAGTGGAATTTTCTCACAGAAGTGGTAGGGACTTGGTTAACATGGCAAAGAAGCGGACAAATGTTATTCCCATCATTGAAGATGCTAGACATCCAGCAAAGTACAGAATGCTGGTTGGCATGGTTGATGTGATATTTTCCGATGTTGCACAGCCTGATCAG GCCAGGATTTTGGCACTAAATGCATCGTACTTCCTGAAAGCTGGAGGTCATTTTGTTATATCAATCAAG GCAAACTGTATAGATTCGACAGTCCCAGCAGAAGCAGTATTTGCCCAGGAAGTGAAGAAGCTGCAAGCGGATATGTTCAAGCCTTCTGAGCAGGTCACCCTTGAACCCTTTGAGCGAGACCATGCTTGTGTGGTTGGTGGGTACAGAATGCCAAAGAAACAAAAGCCCACAGCTTAG